Proteins from one Arthrobacter sp. DNA4 genomic window:
- the frr gene encoding ribosome recycling factor has protein sequence MIEETLLEAEEKMDKAVEVAKEDFAAVRTGRANPGLYNKVLVDYYGSPTPLQQLASFAIPDARTILITPFDKTAMRDIERALSDSEVGANPSNDGNVIRITIPELTKERRKEYVKIVKTKGEDAKVSIRNIRRKAKETLDRLVKDGEAGEDEGNRAEKELDSLTKAHVDGIDELLKRKEAELLEV, from the coding sequence GTGATCGAAGAAACCTTGCTCGAAGCCGAAGAAAAGATGGACAAGGCGGTAGAGGTAGCCAAGGAAGACTTCGCCGCCGTCCGCACAGGCCGCGCCAACCCGGGCCTCTACAACAAGGTCCTGGTGGACTACTACGGCTCGCCCACGCCGCTGCAGCAGCTGGCCTCCTTCGCCATCCCGGACGCCCGCACCATCCTGATCACCCCGTTCGACAAGACCGCCATGCGGGACATCGAACGCGCCCTGAGCGATTCCGAGGTCGGAGCCAACCCGTCCAACGACGGCAACGTCATCAGGATCACTATTCCTGAACTGACCAAGGAACGCCGCAAGGAATACGTGAAGATCGTCAAGACCAAGGGCGAGGACGCCAAGGTCTCCATCCGCAACATCCGCCGCAAGGCCAAGGAAACCCTGGACCGCCTGGTGAAGGACGGCGAGGCGGGCGAAGACGAAGGCAACCGCGCCGAAAAGGAACTGGACAGCCTTACCAAGGCCCACGTGGACGGCATCGACGAACTGCTCAAGCGCAAGGAAGCAGAGCTGCTCGAAGTCTGA
- a CDS encoding phosphatidate cytidylyltransferase, which translates to MGQADQAPAPRARTRGKQPRSNPTPKAGRNLPAAVVVGLAMLIAVLGGLLFLPLAFVAIVTAFAVFGVWEIYRALEANGTRMPIVPVMTGTLAMPFAAYFGGIESQLFALLLSAVAVLLWRSIESAAGSANSIFAGVFTLGWVPFFISFAALPLHAAGTTPLGLWPDGMAPIGAWEIAVMLLLVVSNDTFGYLVGASLGKHPMAPKISPKKSWEGFAGSVAGAMLIGILAALFVLDKPWWVGAVLAVGTVAASTAGDLAESMVKRELGVKDMSSILPGHGGVMDRLDSIVFASPVAFILYGLVAVA; encoded by the coding sequence ATGGGCCAGGCAGATCAGGCCCCCGCACCACGGGCGCGCACACGGGGGAAGCAGCCCAGGAGCAACCCGACGCCAAAGGCCGGGCGGAACCTGCCCGCCGCCGTCGTGGTGGGCCTGGCCATGCTTATCGCGGTACTCGGCGGGCTGCTGTTCCTCCCGCTGGCGTTCGTAGCCATCGTCACGGCCTTCGCCGTCTTTGGCGTGTGGGAGATCTACCGGGCGCTGGAAGCCAACGGCACCAGGATGCCGATCGTGCCTGTCATGACCGGCACGCTGGCCATGCCTTTCGCCGCCTACTTTGGCGGCATCGAGAGCCAGCTGTTTGCGCTGCTGCTCAGTGCCGTGGCCGTACTGCTGTGGCGCTCGATCGAAAGTGCCGCCGGCTCGGCCAACAGCATCTTCGCCGGTGTCTTCACCCTGGGGTGGGTTCCCTTCTTCATCAGCTTCGCCGCGCTGCCGCTGCACGCCGCAGGCACCACCCCGCTGGGGCTTTGGCCGGACGGGATGGCCCCCATCGGGGCGTGGGAGATTGCCGTCATGCTCCTGCTGGTGGTCTCCAACGACACCTTCGGCTACCTGGTGGGTGCGTCGTTGGGAAAGCACCCCATGGCACCGAAGATCAGCCCCAAGAAGTCCTGGGAGGGCTTCGCGGGGTCGGTAGCAGGCGCCATGCTGATCGGCATCCTGGCGGCCCTCTTCGTGCTGGACAAACCGTGGTGGGTGGGCGCCGTGCTCGCCGTCGGTACAGTGGCAGCGTCCACCGCCGGCGACCTCGCCGAGTCCATGGTCAAGCGTGAGCTGGGCGTCAAGGACATGAGCAGCATCCTGCCCGGGCACGGGGGAGTGATGGACCGGCTGGACTCCATCGTCTTCGCCTCCCCGGTGGCGTTCATCCTGTACGGCCTGGTGGCCGTCGCCTGA
- a CDS encoding DivIVA domain-containing protein, with the protein MALDIHRQIPASFERVQRSEYGYNARQVDQFLQRARISLETPQAATDPVNSADVRAVSFDPVKGGYSATVVDAALDRLEDAFARRERDELIAAHGEEAWLREIGSLSGILRGRLHRPDGDRFRRPTKKKSRSYNTDDVDRLCRELVAYLEQDKPLSVDSVRRAVFRPAVGRDGYEESQVDAFLDRVVELMAAID; encoded by the coding sequence GTGGCATTGGACATTCATCGGCAGATCCCTGCGTCCTTTGAGCGCGTGCAGCGCAGCGAGTACGGGTACAACGCCAGGCAGGTTGACCAGTTCCTGCAGCGGGCACGGATCTCCCTGGAAACACCCCAGGCCGCCACCGACCCCGTCAACAGCGCCGACGTCAGGGCCGTGTCCTTCGACCCCGTCAAAGGCGGCTACTCTGCCACGGTCGTGGACGCCGCCCTCGACCGGCTTGAGGACGCCTTCGCCCGCCGGGAGCGGGACGAACTGATCGCGGCCCACGGGGAGGAAGCCTGGCTGCGCGAGATCGGGAGCCTCTCCGGCATCCTCCGGGGCCGCCTGCACCGGCCTGACGGAGACCGCTTCCGGCGTCCCACCAAGAAGAAGTCCCGCAGCTACAACACGGACGACGTCGACCGGCTGTGCCGCGAGCTCGTCGCCTACCTCGAACAGGACAAACCGTTGAGCGTGGACAGCGTGCGCCGCGCCGTTTTCCGTCCCGCAGTGGGCCGCGACGGCTACGAGGAATCACAGGTGGACGCCTTCCTGGACCGCGTTGTCGAGCTGATGGCGGCCATCGACTGA
- a CDS encoding cation acetate symporter: MNAGVAITAVAVVSLATAIIGFYGLRISRTTGDFYVASRTVRPWWNASAIGGEYLSAASFLGVAGLILLSGTDALWFPVGYTDGYLMLLLFVAAPLRRSGAYTIPDFTESRLASRTVRRVTSLVVVMVGWLYIVPQLHGAALTIHIATGLPSWVGSVAVVVVVCLTVVAGGMRSITFVQAFQYWLKLTALAVPILFIVFVLVSKGAEPQSLPAVNPTGVAPAGLYQNVSLLVALLFGTLGLPHVLVRFYTNPDGHSARRTTLIVLGLLSVFYLFPTAYGLVARMFAPDLARSGQPDAMVLRLPGELVGGVPGDLLSALVVAGAFAAFLSTTSGLVVSLAGVISQDVLGGSVRGFRLAAVVSALVPLGFAFMTGSLALAGSVGLVFAFTASTVCPVLLLGIWWRGLTDAGAIAGMVTGGVLCGGAMIAGAVSGSGLTPPWLAQPAAWSVPAAFAVMVIVSRATSHRIPGTMPRIMTRLHTPERPLATER, from the coding sequence GTGAATGCCGGCGTCGCCATCACAGCGGTCGCGGTGGTGTCCCTCGCCACGGCCATCATCGGGTTCTATGGGCTGCGGATCTCACGCACCACCGGCGACTTCTACGTTGCATCCCGGACCGTGCGGCCCTGGTGGAACGCATCGGCGATCGGCGGGGAGTACCTGTCCGCGGCCAGTTTCCTGGGTGTGGCAGGCCTCATCCTGCTGTCCGGGACGGATGCACTCTGGTTCCCGGTGGGCTACACCGACGGCTACCTGATGCTGCTGCTCTTCGTTGCCGCCCCGCTGCGCCGGTCCGGCGCCTACACGATTCCGGACTTCACCGAGTCGAGGCTCGCTTCCCGGACGGTCCGGCGCGTCACCAGCCTGGTGGTGGTGATGGTGGGGTGGCTGTACATCGTGCCGCAGCTGCACGGGGCAGCGCTGACCATCCACATCGCCACGGGACTGCCATCCTGGGTGGGTTCCGTTGCAGTCGTGGTGGTGGTGTGCCTCACGGTGGTGGCAGGCGGGATGCGGTCCATCACGTTTGTCCAGGCCTTCCAGTACTGGCTAAAGCTGACGGCCCTGGCCGTGCCCATCCTGTTCATCGTCTTCGTACTGGTAAGCAAGGGGGCGGAGCCCCAGTCCCTGCCAGCGGTCAACCCCACGGGCGTGGCACCGGCCGGGCTGTACCAGAACGTGTCGCTGTTGGTGGCGCTGCTGTTCGGCACCTTGGGACTGCCGCACGTGCTGGTGCGTTTCTACACCAACCCGGACGGGCACTCGGCCCGGCGGACCACGCTGATCGTCCTGGGCCTGCTCTCCGTGTTCTACCTCTTCCCCACGGCGTACGGGCTGGTGGCCCGGATGTTTGCCCCCGATCTGGCCCGCTCCGGGCAGCCGGACGCCATGGTCCTGCGGCTGCCCGGCGAACTCGTGGGCGGGGTGCCCGGCGATCTGCTCTCCGCGCTGGTGGTGGCCGGGGCGTTCGCGGCGTTCCTGTCCACCACCTCCGGCCTGGTGGTCTCCCTGGCGGGCGTGATCAGCCAGGATGTCCTGGGCGGAAGCGTCCGCGGGTTCCGGCTCGCCGCCGTCGTCTCTGCCCTGGTTCCTCTCGGCTTTGCGTTCATGACCGGTTCCCTGGCACTTGCCGGCAGCGTGGGCCTGGTTTTCGCGTTCACCGCGTCCACGGTCTGCCCCGTCCTGCTGCTGGGCATCTGGTGGCGCGGCCTGACCGACGCCGGGGCCATCGCGGGCATGGTGACCGGCGGGGTGCTGTGCGGTGGGGCGATGATTGCGGGCGCAGTATCGGGTTCGGGCCTGACGCCGCCCTGGCTCGCGCAGCCGGCGGCCTGGAGCGTGCCTGCCGCGTTCGCCGTGATGGTCATCGTGTCACGGGCCACTTCCCACCGGATCCCGGGCACCATGCCGCGGATCATGACCCGCCTGCACACCCCGGAACGGCCGCTGGCAACCGAACGGTGA
- a CDS encoding LytTR family DNA-binding domain-containing protein: MINVLVVDDELPAVEELAFLLGRDERIGKVLRATSGAEALTALSAGGIDAVFLDIHMPAVSGLDIAGAIARSSNPPAVVFVTADEDHALAAFELAAVDYLLKPVRAERLARSVGRISELRDGGAAPEMITVDQGGTTRMIRRDDVTYVQAQGDYARLHTADASYLIRVPLADLEQQWADAGFIRTHRSYLVALKHVSSMKLAADGPRVTVAGAGLPISRRHLPIVREKLEATRIRPHA; this comes from the coding sequence ATGATTAACGTCCTCGTCGTTGATGATGAGCTGCCCGCCGTTGAGGAGCTGGCCTTCCTGCTGGGCAGGGACGAGCGCATCGGGAAGGTGCTGCGTGCCACGTCCGGCGCTGAAGCCCTTACGGCCCTGTCCGCCGGCGGCATCGACGCCGTATTCCTGGACATCCATATGCCTGCGGTGTCAGGCCTGGACATCGCCGGTGCCATCGCCCGCAGCAGCAATCCGCCGGCCGTTGTTTTTGTCACCGCCGATGAGGACCACGCCCTGGCTGCGTTCGAACTCGCCGCCGTGGATTACCTGCTCAAGCCGGTGCGCGCCGAGCGCCTGGCACGTTCCGTTGGGCGGATCAGCGAACTGCGCGACGGCGGGGCGGCACCGGAGATGATCACGGTGGACCAGGGCGGGACCACCAGGATGATCCGCCGGGACGACGTCACCTACGTCCAGGCGCAGGGGGACTACGCGCGGCTGCACACCGCCGACGCCAGCTACCTCATCCGGGTGCCGCTGGCAGATCTTGAACAGCAGTGGGCGGACGCCGGCTTCATCCGTACCCACCGCTCCTATCTGGTGGCGCTGAAGCATGTGTCCTCGATGAAGCTGGCGGCTGACGGGCCGCGTGTCACGGTGGCCGGGGCCGGCCTGCCCATCAGCCGCCGGCACCTGCCCATCGTGCGGGAGAAGCTGGAGGCAACCAGGATCAGGCCGCACGCATGA
- a CDS encoding sensor histidine kinase yields the protein MPDSPLLTAAAVAVIAMAIAVVVGVGLKVLRSFRELGTDAERATYHTLHAASQAGQHLRRGLNPAGAAKASRQLRALLACDALAITDANGVLAWDGGAEDIRPRLMELAADVLASGRTAVLSAGADGTGSHLAGVIAPVRAGTRVVGAVAAFAPSAGAGLVRATGEVADWVAVQVELAELDASRTLLMEAEVRALRAQISPHFIYNSLNAIASFINTDPERARELVVEFADFTRYSFRRHGDFTTLAEELRCIDRYLLLERARFGERVQVSLRIAPEVLGTVIPFLSLQPLVENAVRHGLEAKAGPGHISITAEDAGAFAEVTIEDDGVGMDPEHLRSVLAGHTDGDHVGLRNVDARLRQVYGNDHGLVVETAPGEGTLITMRVPKSQPGHDA from the coding sequence ATGCCGGACTCCCCCCTCCTCACCGCCGCTGCCGTCGCGGTGATCGCCATGGCCATTGCCGTCGTCGTCGGCGTGGGCCTGAAGGTGCTCCGCTCCTTCCGTGAGCTGGGCACTGACGCAGAACGCGCCACGTACCACACGCTCCACGCGGCCTCCCAGGCCGGGCAGCACCTGCGCCGCGGACTGAACCCGGCCGGCGCCGCGAAAGCCAGCCGCCAGCTGCGGGCCCTGCTGGCCTGCGATGCCCTGGCCATCACGGATGCCAACGGTGTCCTGGCCTGGGACGGCGGTGCCGAGGACATCAGGCCACGCCTGATGGAACTCGCAGCGGATGTCCTGGCATCCGGCCGGACAGCAGTTCTCTCCGCCGGTGCGGACGGAACCGGCAGCCACCTTGCCGGAGTCATCGCCCCGGTGCGGGCGGGCACCCGGGTGGTGGGCGCGGTGGCAGCCTTCGCCCCTTCCGCGGGGGCCGGCCTCGTCAGGGCAACGGGGGAAGTGGCCGACTGGGTCGCGGTCCAGGTGGAACTTGCCGAACTGGACGCCTCCCGCACGCTGCTGATGGAAGCGGAAGTCCGGGCGCTGCGCGCCCAGATCAGCCCGCATTTCATCTACAACTCGCTCAACGCCATCGCATCCTTCATCAACACAGATCCGGAGCGGGCCAGGGAGCTGGTGGTGGAGTTCGCGGACTTCACCCGCTACTCGTTCCGCCGGCACGGAGACTTCACCACCCTTGCCGAGGAACTCCGCTGCATTGACCGCTACCTGCTCCTGGAGCGCGCCCGGTTCGGCGAGCGCGTCCAGGTCAGCCTGCGGATCGCCCCGGAGGTGCTGGGCACCGTCATCCCCTTCCTCAGCCTGCAGCCGCTGGTGGAGAATGCCGTCCGGCACGGGCTCGAGGCCAAGGCGGGTCCCGGGCACATCAGCATCACGGCGGAGGACGCCGGGGCCTTCGCTGAGGTCACCATCGAGGACGACGGCGTGGGGATGGATCCGGAGCATCTCAGGTCCGTGCTGGCGGGCCATACCGACGGGGACCATGTGGGGCTGCGGAATGTGGATGCACGCCTCCGCCAGGTGTACGGCAACGATCACGGCCTGGTGGTGGAAACGGCGCCCGGCGAGGGAACGCTGATCACCATGCGGGTGCCGAAGTCCCAGCCGGGGCACGATGCGTGA
- a CDS encoding DUF485 domain-containing protein — MGNDAHTPDAAASVDFEQVQSTGQFQELRKRHRSFVFPMAVVFLLWYFAYVLLADYAVEFMSTKVWGNINVGLILGLLQFVSTFAITGWYVHYSNKRLDPIATEIRHEIEGHEFDKHGNRVGGANK, encoded by the coding sequence ATGGGTAATGATGCCCATACTCCGGACGCAGCGGCGTCCGTGGACTTTGAACAAGTCCAGTCGACCGGGCAGTTCCAGGAATTGCGCAAGCGTCACCGCAGCTTTGTCTTCCCCATGGCAGTGGTCTTCCTGCTGTGGTATTTCGCCTATGTCCTGCTCGCCGACTACGCGGTGGAATTCATGTCCACCAAGGTCTGGGGCAACATCAACGTCGGCCTGATCCTGGGCCTGCTCCAGTTCGTCTCGACCTTCGCCATCACCGGCTGGTACGTGCACTACTCCAACAAGCGGCTGGACCCCATCGCCACGGAGATCAGGCACGAGATTGAGGGGCACGAATTCGATAAGCACGGAAACCGAGTGGGCGGAGCCAACAAATGA